One stretch of Acidicapsa acidisoli DNA includes these proteins:
- a CDS encoding TolC family protein, which translates to MIASRLTRRRSWTALCIFIAVEAFAMPASGQDGRAISNCSAVINTKDAARCIGSVRPNIPIPAIDPKHIYTLPELIDIAEMASPEGRIAWTNAKRSLEQAGIDRALYLPILSFVAQGSDARFIVPFPAPIAPRGYVTVGEQIAAEQLELEYDLLDFGRGQKLDGSKALEIASVLRLGRVHQTLAYSTATEFYRAQRTIGELAAAKVILQTAETLLENAQLQYDHGRATLPDLQNAQAGAAEARFNLAAAEGEAKKSKLALSETIGVEPTTEIEIAPQSGRDLPGAFNDSVEDLIHNAWKMRPDLLARAQELRQAHDSYKIARAAYLPKASLSASGGQTNAWPSADWGQLGPASVATWSVEAKLRWEVFNGARKHEVAAALAEQKAAREEQRATEDSVTRQVWEAYVDYETAIEQQQSSQSFLTAAQMSYDSSLDAFKFGVRSLVDVVEAERQLAQARVTVVRSQAQLMQSAVALTYATGSLLQSGTTLPGAHP; encoded by the coding sequence ATGATCGCTTCCCGCCTGACCAGAAGACGCAGTTGGACGGCTCTTTGTATCTTTATCGCTGTCGAAGCTTTCGCCATGCCGGCATCGGGCCAGGACGGGCGAGCAATATCCAATTGCAGCGCAGTTATCAACACGAAAGATGCGGCGCGATGTATCGGCTCTGTGCGTCCGAATATTCCGATTCCGGCGATTGACCCGAAGCATATCTACACTCTTCCAGAGTTGATTGACATTGCGGAGATGGCTAGCCCCGAGGGCCGCATTGCGTGGACTAACGCCAAGCGTTCGCTCGAGCAAGCAGGAATCGATCGCGCGCTCTACTTACCGATTCTGAGCTTTGTCGCGCAGGGCAGCGATGCACGCTTTATCGTTCCTTTTCCTGCACCGATTGCGCCCAGAGGCTATGTGACTGTGGGAGAGCAAATTGCTGCGGAGCAGTTGGAATTGGAATACGATTTACTTGACTTCGGTCGTGGACAGAAGCTGGACGGCAGCAAGGCTCTGGAGATTGCTTCCGTACTTCGCCTTGGTCGTGTGCATCAGACACTGGCCTATTCGACTGCAACGGAGTTTTATCGCGCACAGCGCACCATCGGCGAGCTAGCAGCGGCTAAAGTAATTCTTCAAACGGCCGAGACTCTGCTTGAGAACGCTCAGTTGCAGTATGACCATGGTCGCGCCACTCTGCCCGATCTACAAAACGCGCAAGCTGGCGCAGCGGAGGCGCGATTCAATCTGGCTGCCGCCGAGGGAGAGGCGAAGAAGTCGAAGCTTGCGCTGAGCGAAACAATTGGCGTTGAACCTACAACTGAAATCGAGATCGCTCCACAAAGTGGGAGAGACTTACCTGGCGCGTTCAATGACTCGGTGGAGGATCTCATACACAATGCATGGAAGATGCGGCCCGACCTGCTGGCTCGTGCGCAGGAGCTTCGCCAGGCGCATGACAGCTACAAGATCGCTCGCGCCGCCTATCTTCCCAAGGCGAGTCTTAGTGCCAGTGGCGGCCAGACGAACGCATGGCCCTCGGCAGACTGGGGTCAACTGGGACCTGCAAGTGTCGCCACATGGTCCGTTGAAGCGAAGCTGCGTTGGGAGGTCTTTAACGGGGCGCGAAAGCATGAGGTTGCCGCTGCTCTCGCCGAGCAAAAAGCGGCCCGCGAAGAACAACGAGCTACGGAGGATTCCGTCACGCGGCAGGTTTGGGAGGCTTATGTCGATTACGAGACGGCGATTGAGCAACAACAATCCTCGCAGAGCTTTCTGACCGCCGCACAAATGTCGTATGACTCATCGCTGGATGCTTTCAAGTTTGGAGTGCGGTCACTAGTCGATGTGGTCGAGGCGGAACGCCAACTTGCGCAGGCAAGAGTAACTGTTGTGCGATCGCAAGCTCAATTGATGCAGAGCGCAGTGGCGCTTACGTACGCGACAGGAAGCTTGCTGCAGAGTGGCACAACCTTGCCCGGAGCCCATCCATGA
- a CDS encoding YtcA family lipoprotein has product MKGVFRPIAFVGSTFPIMCAMGCRLNPNVEIVGSYFPGWMISLTSGVVLTLVANTLLRRKGLDRSIGHPAIIYPGMVVLFTCLLWLCFFD; this is encoded by the coding sequence ATGAAAGGTGTCTTTCGTCCAATCGCCTTCGTTGGCTCCACATTTCCGATCATGTGCGCGATGGGTTGCAGGCTTAATCCAAATGTGGAGATTGTTGGCTCCTACTTTCCCGGCTGGATGATCTCGCTAACCTCGGGCGTGGTGCTTACGCTTGTAGCGAACACGTTGCTTCGCAGGAAAGGATTGGACCGCTCCATCGGACACCCGGCGATTATCTATCCGGGCATGGTGGTTCTGTTCACATGCTTGCTCTGGTTGTGCTTTTTTGACTGA
- the cydB gene encoding cytochrome d ubiquinol oxidase subunit II has product MGTLWFWIVAAMLAAYVVLDGFDLGVGIIYFFVAKSETDRQLALRAIGPVWDGNEVWLLAAGGTLFFAFPLLYASAFSGFYLPLMMVLWLLILRGVSIEMRSHSHEPLVHTFCDGLFSLSSALLAIFFGAALANVVRGVPIGKDDYFFLPLWTNWTPGPNPGILDWYTVTGAVLALLALALHGSLYLALKTSGDLEQRALNRATRLWPAVFIVTLLSLPATAIARPNSLENYRAHPIAFLAPLLVIAGLVAIRYALRKKASLAAFRGSCVYLAAMLAGAAAGLYPVLLPAVGNQGQDITVARALAGPHVLRVGIVWWSLGILLALLYFGILYWLFRGKVEQQAGGYGH; this is encoded by the coding sequence ATGGGGACTTTGTGGTTTTGGATAGTGGCCGCGATGCTGGCCGCCTATGTGGTGCTGGACGGCTTCGACCTCGGAGTAGGCATCATCTATTTTTTCGTGGCGAAGAGCGAGACGGATCGTCAGCTTGCACTGCGGGCGATTGGTCCGGTATGGGATGGCAACGAGGTTTGGTTGCTTGCGGCGGGAGGCACCCTGTTCTTTGCCTTTCCGCTGCTCTATGCGTCTGCGTTCAGCGGCTTTTATCTGCCGTTGATGATGGTGCTCTGGCTGCTAATCCTGCGAGGCGTCAGCATCGAGATGCGCAGTCATTCCCACGAGCCGTTGGTGCATACCTTCTGTGATGGCCTTTTCTCGTTATCGAGCGCACTGCTTGCAATCTTCTTTGGAGCCGCATTGGCGAACGTCGTCCGGGGCGTCCCGATCGGCAAGGACGATTACTTCTTTCTTCCGTTATGGACCAACTGGACTCCTGGACCTAACCCCGGCATACTCGACTGGTATACGGTGACAGGCGCTGTGCTGGCGCTGCTTGCGCTCGCGCTTCACGGATCGCTCTACCTTGCACTTAAGACCAGCGGAGATCTCGAACAAAGAGCGCTTAACCGGGCGACGAGATTGTGGCCAGCTGTATTTATTGTTACGTTGCTCAGCCTTCCTGCCACGGCAATTGCTCGCCCGAACTCGCTCGAAAACTATCGCGCGCATCCAATCGCATTTCTCGCGCCTCTTCTGGTGATCGCGGGCCTCGTGGCCATACGATATGCTCTGCGAAAAAAGGCGAGCTTGGCTGCCTTCCGGGGTTCGTGTGTTTATCTTGCCGCGATGCTTGCCGGAGCCGCGGCTGGACTATATCCCGTGCTGCTTCCCGCTGTTGGAAACCAGGGCCAGGACATAACGGTCGCGCGTGCGCTCGCCGGTCCGCATGTCTTGCGCGTCGGGATTGTCTGGTGGAGTTTGGGCATTCTTCTGGCGCTGCTGTATTTCGGAATTTTGTACTGGCTCTTTCGCGGCAAGGTGGAACAGCAAGCGGGCGGGTACGGGCACTGA
- a CDS encoding efflux RND transporter periplasmic adaptor subunit encodes MSHDKAKLGRLIGIGIVSLAAITLLISAVQVDDHPRTDDATVRANSIAFAPEVEGRVVSLPVQDNQAVHKGDVLFVIDPRPYEYALAQAKADQATLEGQIEDERRHIAVEQSAVGTAQAGVTGSKSGVSAAQASYLAAKAAVEHADAAQSAAEAQLRFAQNDYNRIAPLLTKHYVTVQQVDQAQTVLSVAKQSYQEASSQLLQAQAQESMALATKETAAASFEASQSKLGEAKHTVDNLVTLMAERPNRAAKVQQAELNLQWCYVKAPFDGYVTNMNISQGAYAHVGTPIFTLVDTTTWWVLASYRESKLRHIRPGMHVEVYLMEHPTHRFNGVVDSVGRGVFPEDGAVEGGFPEVDRTLNWVHLSARFPVRIRVTDPDPEFFRVGATAITVVR; translated from the coding sequence ATGTCTCACGACAAAGCTAAACTCGGGCGGTTGATTGGAATCGGAATCGTCAGCCTGGCGGCCATCACCCTGCTGATTTCAGCGGTCCAGGTCGACGACCATCCAAGGACCGATGATGCAACTGTACGCGCAAATTCAATTGCATTTGCGCCCGAGGTGGAAGGCCGCGTCGTCAGCCTGCCAGTGCAGGATAACCAGGCTGTGCACAAGGGCGATGTACTGTTTGTGATCGATCCACGGCCCTATGAGTATGCGCTTGCCCAGGCCAAGGCCGACCAGGCAACGCTTGAGGGCCAGATCGAAGACGAGCGGCGGCACATTGCCGTGGAGCAGAGCGCGGTCGGAACTGCTCAGGCCGGCGTGACGGGTTCGAAGAGCGGAGTTAGTGCTGCACAGGCCAGTTATCTCGCCGCGAAGGCCGCCGTCGAACATGCTGACGCAGCGCAGAGCGCGGCGGAGGCACAACTTCGCTTTGCGCAGAATGATTACAACCGGATCGCCCCGCTCCTGACGAAGCACTACGTTACCGTGCAGCAGGTCGATCAGGCCCAGACGGTGCTGAGTGTCGCAAAGCAGAGCTACCAAGAGGCATCTTCGCAACTACTGCAGGCGCAGGCGCAGGAGTCGATGGCGCTTGCGACCAAGGAAACAGCGGCGGCAAGTTTCGAGGCATCGCAGTCAAAGCTCGGTGAGGCGAAGCATACCGTCGACAACCTGGTGACGTTAATGGCGGAACGTCCCAACCGCGCCGCAAAGGTGCAGCAGGCAGAGCTAAACCTGCAGTGGTGTTACGTGAAGGCGCCCTTCGATGGCTATGTGACGAACATGAATATTTCGCAGGGCGCTTATGCACATGTCGGCACACCGATATTTACCTTGGTTGATACAACCACATGGTGGGTGCTCGCGAGTTATCGGGAATCGAAATTGAGGCACATCAGACCGGGGATGCATGTAGAAGTCTATTTGATGGAACATCCTACACACCGCTTCAACGGAGTTGTTGACAGCGTCGGGCGCGGCGTTTTTCCAGAAGATGGAGCAGTCGAGGGAGGCTTCCCAGAAGTAGATCGCACGTTGAACTGGGTACACCTTTCGGCGCGCTTTCCGGTGCGTATCCGCGTAACTGATCCTGATCCCGAGTTCTTCCGCGTCGGAGCAACCGCAATCACGGTTGTGCGGTAG